The nucleotide window TCGTGCATGGCCGACACCAGCATGGTGCCCGTGACGGCGCGCCCGATGGGGGTCGTATTGAAATACGTGACCCCGCCCGTGGAAATATGAAAGGCATTGCACTGCAATGCCGCGATACCCTCGGCCACCAATTGGGCGCGGCAATCCACCAGGCGCGCGCCCTGAGCACCATAGAGCAGGGCCTTGCGGGGGATTTCATCGTAATCGGATTCGTCGGGCTGGCCCAGATCCGCCGTATAGGCATAGGGCAGCGCCCCCTTGTTCTTCATCCACAGCAGGGCAGCGCTGGTATCCAGGCCGCCTGAAAAGGCAATGCCGACCTTCTGCCCGACCGGCAGGTTTTCTAGAATGGTTGTGCTCATGGGGTTCCGATATGGCCAGAGTGAAAGACAATCGGTCATTATATCGTCGTGGGGCACGAGGCTTGCCCCCCTCAAGCTGCTGAACACTGCGAAGCGCCTCTGGGCGACAGCCTTATTGCTCGACAGGCACCGGCCCGCGCATCTGCGCGACATCGGCGGCGCTGACCGGATCGGGAAACTGGTTGCCGAAATGGCTGCGAATGTAATTGACCACGGCGGCGATTTCTTCGTCTTTCAGCATCCCGTTGAACCACGGCATGCCGCCCTGCCCATGCAAAATAACGTAAACAGGATAGCCCGCAGCGGCCAGTAAGGGGTTGCCCGCCAAAGCCGGGAAATAGCCGGCGCCGGTAGCCCCTTTGGCGTCGGACATGTGACAGGCCTGACAATATTGCTGATACACGGCGTCGCCGGTAAGGGGTTCGCGGTCGAGCATGTTGCTGCGTTGATTGCTGCTGGGATCGGCATCGGCCCAGGCCGTGCCCATCAACGCACTGCAGGCAAGCGATGCCAGCCAGACGCCCACGCGTCGTTCAAAGCGGTACTTCATGTCAGCCTCCTTGGGCACGTTGATGGAGCCGCTCAATGGCGCTGAGTGACGACTGCAGGGCACCCTCCATCCAGCCAGGCATATAAGACAGGTGATCGCCAGCCAGCACGACACGGCCATCCATGCCCGCCAAAGCGTCATAGTGCTGTTCTCGAGCGGTCTGACTCCATCGGGCGCGACAGCCGTGCATCCAAGGCACACGGTACCAGGCCACTGTCACACCGCTTAGAAATTCTTTGCGATATTGCGGATGGATTTTTTCGCCTTGACTCAAGGCGGTCTCGATGCGTTCTTCGGGCGTCAGACCTGTCAGAGCGATGCTGGTTTCTGGTGAAGAAGCATAGGCCCCCAGCATCACGGCCGGGCCTTTGGAAAGAAACTGGTGGTTTGGATAGGAGACCAGTCCGATCTGCTGATCGGTGACCGAGGTGCCGCCGAAAATAGCGTCGTCTTCTTCCCAGAATCGGCGCCGGAATTCAAGCCCTACTTTGACGTATCCCGCGTAGGGCACGGCCCGGATGGCCGCCTGCATGGGACCCGACACCTGCACGTCAAGCCGACCCAGCACGGTAAGAGGCAGCGTGCAAATACACCAGTCAGCGCTGGCTTGATGCGTGCCGCCACTGGCCAAATCTTCATAGGTGACGACGACTTGCTCCGCATTTTGCGCCACCTGCTTGACTTGGGCGTTGTAGCGTATGGGCACCTTGCCATCCAGGGCGCGCACAAAGCCCTTGCCGATCTGGTCCATGCCGCCCACTGGCTGGAACATGGTGGGCTGTGCGTTATAGACCAGCAAAGAATTCAGGCCCTGCCAGACCGATGGGTGCAGCAGGTCTTTCAGGTTCAGCAGAGGACCGGGGTTTGGAGGAGACACCAAACCGCCGCCGGGCGGATCGCTGAAGCCACGGCGCAAAGCCGTATGGTGGCTGGATCGATAAGCATAGTCGGCATCCAACAGCCCCCAGCCTCGCAAGGCTTGCAGCAACTGATCGCGGTCGTCGACGCCCATCGGTAAATCGAGCTTGTCGCTGTGCACGGCTTTGGCCAGCAGTTCGGCT belongs to Castellaniella sp. and includes:
- a CDS encoding flavin monoamine oxidase family protein; its protein translation is MTTLTHLTRRQVLKMIGLSAGATAMYHALTTLGHAQPSPFSGPPTLSGAKPGTRVLILGAGLAGLLAAHELSRAGYSVEILEYQNRPGGRNWTLRGGDTYTELGGAKQKVTLAEGNYFNPGPWRIPYHHATVLHYCQQLGVPLEPFIQFNHNAYLHSTEAFGGKPQRLREVWSDLQGSVAELLAKAVHSDKLDLPMGVDDRDQLLQALRGWGLLDADYAYRSSHHTALRRGFSDPPGGGLVSPPNPGPLLNLKDLLHPSVWQGLNSLLVYNAQPTMFQPVGGMDQIGKGFVRALDGKVPIRYNAQVKQVAQNAEQVVVTYEDLASGGTHQASADWCICTLPLTVLGRLDVQVSGPMQAAIRAVPYAGYVKVGLEFRRRFWEEDDAIFGGTSVTDQQIGLVSYPNHQFLSKGPAVMLGAYASSPETSIALTGLTPEERIETALSQGEKIHPQYRKEFLSGVTVAWYRVPWMHGCRARWSQTAREQHYDALAGMDGRVVLAGDHLSYMPGWMEGALQSSLSAIERLHQRAQGG
- a CDS encoding cytochrome c codes for the protein MKYRFERRVGVWLASLACSALMGTAWADADPSSNQRSNMLDREPLTGDAVYQQYCQACHMSDAKGATGAGYFPALAGNPLLAAAGYPVYVILHGQGGMPWFNGMLKDEEIAAVVNYIRSHFGNQFPDPVSAADVAQMRGPVPVEQ